One region of Fragaria vesca subsp. vesca linkage group LG4, FraVesHawaii_1.0, whole genome shotgun sequence genomic DNA includes:
- the LOC101292398 gene encoding uncharacterized protein At3g49140-like produces MAIAAASSLPLGSSHCHSCHTEGVCCSTKHGISNSWMKPHFDGRRSPDRLGVSLKCRNPLVGPTQFHWLSIGHGLCLSKVFVAADFSDSAPESSSYMTNQGYHPLEEVKACKTVRDTKLTSAEIARTTVEANDNALLVFPGKIHSEPHEQISWAEFQYVIDDYGDLYFELFDDANILEDPTASNPVNALFGMDIPAHNNGRITGGFSILDDYNSDDMPFDDDYLEVVEPEAFDVLDWEIPDASTVIHPIYFAKCLTKAINIRHDRKMDHPSNGVSILGCLIPAFADEEFYVRRLFHHEDSDYDSDEKDGKGVSISSKSDRSKTRSTLYRLEIMRIELFSVYGVQSAISLQDFQDAEPDFLINSISDIVERFNERGIRCDVALKALCKRKGLQVEGAHLIGVDSLGMDVRVFSGSEVQTHRFPFRVRAKSELVAEKQIEQLLFPRSRRKKLRSQGNNFQGVESY; encoded by the exons ATGGCAATTGCAGCTGCTTCTTCTCTTCCCTTGG GTTCTTCACATTGCCATTCATGCCATACAGAAGGAGTTTGTTGTTCAACAAAACATGGGATCTCGAACAGTTGGATGAAACCTCATTTTGATGGTCGAAGATCTCCTGATCGTCTGGGTGTAAG TTTGAAGTGCAGGAATCCGTTAGTTGGACCAACACAATTCCATTGGCTGTCTATTGGACATGGTCTTTGCCTTTCCAAAGTTTTTGTTGCTGCAGATTTCTCAGATTCTGCTCCTGAATCTTCTAGCTATATGACTAACCAGGGTTATCATCCTCTTGAGGAAGTGAAAGCGTGCAAAACGGTCCGAGACACTAAACTCACCTCTGCTGAAATAGCAAGAACAACAGTCGAG GCTAACGACAATGCTTTGCTGGTTTTCCCTGGGAAGATACACTCTGAACCGCATGAACAAATTTCTTGGGCTGAGTTTCAATATGTTATCGACGATTATGGAG ATTTATATTTTGAACTGTTTGATGATGCAAACATATTAGAAGATCCTACTGCAAGTAACCCTGTG AATGCTTTGTTTGGAATGGATATCCCTGCACACAACAATGGAAGAATAACTGGAGGATTCAGCATTCTAGATGACTACAACAGTGATGATATGCCTTTTGACGATGATTATTTAGAG GTTGTGGAACCTGAAGCTTTTGATGTTCTAGACTGGGAGATACCTGATGCTTCTACCGTGATTCATCCCATTTACTTTGCAAAGTGCTTGACAAAG GCCATCAATATCAGACATGACAGGAAAATGGATCACCCATCAAATGGTGTTTCTATTTTAGGATGTCTCATACCTGCTTTTGCTGATGAAGAATTTTATGTAAGAAGACTATTTCATCATGAGGATAGTGACTATGACTCGGATGAGAAAG ATGGTAAAGGAGTGAGCATTAGTTCCAAAAGTGACCGAAGCAAGACTCGCTCAACGCTCTACCGGTTGGAGATAATGAGAATAGAGCTTTTTTCAGTATATGGTGTTCAG TCCGCAATTAGCCTGCAAGATTTTCAAGATGCGGAACCTGATTTTCTTATAAACTCTATCTCGGATATCGTAGAACGCTTCAACGAAAGAGGTATTAGATGCGATGTTGCTCTTAAAGCTTTATGCAAAAGAAAAGGACTTCAAGTTGAG GGAGCTCACTTGATTGGGGTTGACAGTCTAGGAATGGATGTTAGAGTTTTCTCTGGGTCAGAAGTACAAACTCATCGTTTTCCCTTCAGAGTCCGG GCTAAGTCTGAACTTGTAGCTGAAAAACAGATTGAGCAACTTCTTTTCCCACGCTCTCGCCGTAAAAAGTTGAGAAGTCAAGGAAATAATTTTCAAGGTGTAGAGTCTTACTAA
- the LOC101292690 gene encoding zinc finger CCCH domain-containing protein 40-like, which translates to MAHRLLRNVEADGWERSDFPIICESCLGDNPYVRMTKADYDKECKICTRPFTVFRWRPGRDARFKKSEICQTCSKLKNVCQVCLLDLDYGLPVQVRDTALAIASDDAIPKSDVNREFFAEEHDRKARAGIDYESSYGKARPNDTILKLQRTTPYYKRNRAHVCSFYIRGECTRGAECPYRHEMPVTGELSQQNIKDRYYGVNDPVAMKLLNKAGEMPSLEPPDDESIRTLYVGGVDARVSEQDLRDQFYAHGEIESVRMVVQRACAFVTYTTREAAEKAAEELSNRLVVKGLRLKLMWGRPQAPKQDLEGTAEARQQAAAHSGLLPRAVISQQQGQLQDQSAPPMQHYYNMPPPPSQERTYYPSMDPQRMGAVVRSQDGAPSGPRGSGENSSGSERQHYAFQSMAPAHGQYHQQFYPQPYSGYMPPPPYQQYPPQYHAAVPPPSSMPINQHYQHSATPATAPSGSTTSVPAQSNSGPSESTPPGSGSVPAPTGSSQQ; encoded by the exons ATGGCGCATCGGTTGCTAAGGAACGTGGAGGCGGACGGTTGGGAGCGATCGGACTTTCCTATCATCTGCGAGTCATGCCTGGGCGACAACCCCTATGTCAGGATGACCAAAGCCGACTACGACAAAGAATGCAAGATCTGCACGCGCCCCTTCACCGTCTTCCGGTGGCGCCCCGGCCGCGACGCTCGTTTCAAGAAGTCGGAGATTTGCCAGACCTGCAGCAAGTTGAAGAACGTGTGCCAAGTCTGCCTCCTCGATCTCGACTACGGGCTCCCCGTCCAGGTCCGCGACACCGCCCTCGCCATCGCCTCCGACGACGCCATTCCCAAGAGCGACGTCAATCGCGAGTTCTTCGCCGAAGAACATGACCGCAAG GCTAGGGCTGGCATTGATTACGAATCGTCGTACGGGAAGGCGCGGCCGAATGACACGATTCTCAAGCTGCAGAGGACGACGCCGTATTACAAGAGGAACAGGGCGCATGTGTGCAGTTTCTATATTCGGGGCGAGTGTACCCGAGGTGCCGAGTGCCCTTACCGCCACGAGATGCCTGTTACCGGAGAGTTGTCACAGCAAAATATCAAAGATCGTTACTATGG AGTCAATGATCCTGTGGCAATGAAGCTGCTTAACAAAGCTGGAGAGATGCCCTCCCTGGAACCGCCGGATGATGAAAGCATTCGGACCCTGTATGTCGGCGGGGTTGATGCAAGAGTCTCTGAGCAGGATTTGAGGGATCAGTTTTATGCTCATGGAGAAATAGAGTCCGTTAGGATGGTGGTCCAACGAGCTTGTGCTTTTGTAACATACACAACACGAGAAGCTGCGGAAAAGGCTGCAGAAGAACTCTCCAATAGGCTGGTAGTGAAGGGTCTGAGGTTAAAGTTAATGTGGGGCAGGCCGCAAGCACCAAAACAGGACTTGGAGGGCACAGCTGAGGCTAGGCAACAGGCCGCAGCTCATAGTGGCTTGTTGCCTAGAGCAGTCATATCCCAACAGCAGGGTCAGTTACAAGATCAATCTGCACCGCCAATGCAGCACTACTACAATATGCCACCTCCTCCTTCGCAGGAGAGAACATATTATCCATCCATGGATCCTCAAAGGATGGGCGCAGTTGTTCGATCGCAAGATGGAGCTCCAAGTGGTCCCAGAGGGTCAGGTGAGAACAGTTCTGGTTCTGAGAGGCAGCATTATGCTTTTCAGAGTATGGCTCCTGCACATGGTCAATATCATCAGCAGTTTTATCCTCAACCATATAGTGGTTATATGCCTCCACCACCTTATCAGCAATACCCTCCGCAATATCATGCTGCAGTGCCACCACCATCGTCCATGCCAATAAATCAACATTACCAGCATTCTGCAACACCGGCTACTGCACCCTCAGGTTCTACAACGTCTGTACCCGCACAATCAAATTCTGGACCTTCCGAATCCACACCACCTGGGTCTGGGTCTGTGCCTGCACCAACAGGTTCATCACAGCAGTGA
- the LOC101292987 gene encoding ABC transporter I family member 6, chloroplastic-like produces the protein MALTVPSPPSPQLSPLSLRPSASNSLQFTLGAAPPRALLRCSRPNRASLSSAVDSPPHTSGSQPEKKLILQVKDLTAVIAESKQQILKGVNLTVYEGEVHAVMGKNGSGKSTFAKVLVGHPDYEVTGGSVVFKGQDLLEMEADERSLAGLFMSFQSPVEIPGVSNINFLRMAYNAKRAKLGLPELGVFEFYAYLYPKLELVNMKTDFLDRNVNEGFSGGEKKRNEILQLAVLGAELALLDEIDSGLDVDAFQDVAKAVNGLLTPTNSVLLITHYIRLLQLIKPTRIHIMENGKIVKTGDISLAEALEKDGYEAIA, from the exons ATGGCCCTCACTGTCCCCTCACCGCCATCACCACAACTCTCTCCTCTTTCTCTCCGACCTTCAGCCTCCAATTCCCTCCAATTTACACTCGGGGCCGCCCCTCCCCGCGCTCTCCTCCGCTGTTCCCGCCCAAACCGCGCCAGCCTCTCCTCCGCCGTCGACTCTCCGCCGCATACTTCCGGGAGTCAACCCGAGAAGAAGCTCATCCTCCAAGTCAAGGACCTCACCGCCGTGATTGCCGAATCCAAGCAGCAGATTCTCAAGGGCGTCAACCTCACCGTCTACGAAGGTGAGGTTCACGCCGTCATGGGCAAGAACGGCTCCGGCAAAAGCACTTTCGCCAAG GTTCTGGTGGGGCATCCGGACTACGAGGTCACCGGAGGTAGTGTGGTGTTTAAAGGGCAGGACTTGCTGGAGATGGAAGCCGACGAGAGGTCTTTGGCCGGACTTTTTATGAGCTTTCAGTCGCCGGTTGAAATCCCAGGTGTGAGCAATATCAATTTTCTTCGCATGGCATACAATGCCAAGAGAGCGAAGCTTGGACTGCCTGAGCTTGGAGTGTTTGAG TTTTATGCTTATTTGTATCCCAAACTTGAACTTGTCAACATGAAGACGGATTTTCTTGATAGGAATGTCAATGAGGGCTTTAGCGGTGGTGAAAAGAAGCGCAACGAGATTTTACAACTGGCG GTTTTGGGGGCAGAACTGGCTTTATTGGATGAGATTGATTCTGGCTTGGATGTTGATGCATTCCAAGATGTAGCAAAGGCAGTGAATGGGCTTTTGACTCCAACAAATTCTGTGTTGCTGATTACTCATTATATACGACTTCTACAACTTATAAAGCCAACACGCATCCACATTATG GAGAATGGGAAGATTGTGAAGACAGGTGACATCTCTTTAGCAGAGGCACTAGAGAAGGATGGATACGAAGCAATTGCTTAA
- the LOC101291618 gene encoding 2,3-dimethylmalate lyase-like, protein MSCVLHPQVGSRECSASLPHSSCSFNLSSPSNLTFGSHLHQRSLSLPHKSNASPRILTRRISAAYSGDSAPPESPAKALRRILELPGVHQGPACFDGLSAKLVERAGFQYCFTSGFSISAARLGLPDTGFLSYGEMVDQGQQITQSVSIPVIGDGDNGYGNAMNVKRTIKGYIRAGFAGILLEDQVSPKACGHTQGRKVVSREEAVMRIKAAVDARKESGSDIVIVARTDSRQAVSLEESLWRSRAFADAGADVLFIDALASKEEMKAFCGVYPLVPKMANMLEGGGKTPILTPLELEEIGYKLVAYPLSLIGVSIQAMQDALAAIKGGRIPPPGSMPSFEEVKEVLGFNSYYEEEKRYYSNSSQLSSERSASSLYSLQGTAKNAEPKDQSSQDPIVEVITPEVYNGADGFKDSFSAIWSRKLRIRITGRDGFEKLDVKIPAGFLDGITNIVPALGGVNIKELLNEAADEMGGKQLLDFNDTMGDRIQVFLE, encoded by the exons ATGAGTTGTGTGCTGCATCCTCAGGTGGGTAGCAGAGAGTGCAGTGCCTCTCTTCCCCACAGTTCCTGCTCTTTCAATCTCAGCTCACCTTCAAATCTTACATTTGGCTCACATCTTCATCAACGTTCACTTTCACTTCCCCACAAGTCAAATGCGTCTCCTCGTATTCTTACCAGAAGGATCAGCGCAGCTTACTCAGGAGACTCAGCTCCACCGGAGTCTCCGGCGAAAGCGCTGCGCCGGATTCTGGAGTTGCCAGGGGTGCACCAAGGCCCTGCTTGCTTTGATGGTCTCAGTGCCAAGCTTGTGGAAAGGGCTGGCTTCCAGTATTGCTTCACTAGTG GATTTTCAATATCGGCTGCTAGATTAGGGCTGCCAGATACAGGTTTTCTATCCTATGGAGAAATGGTGGATCAGGGGCAACAAATTACTCAATCTGTGTCGATTCCTGTCATTGGGGATGGCGATAATGGTTATGGGAATGCCATGAATGTCAAGAGAACTATCAAGGGATATATTCGAGCTGGCTTTGCTGGGATTCTGCTTGAAGATCAG GTGTCTCCAAAAGCCTGCGGTCATACGCAAGGCAGGAAAGTAGTGTCAAGGGAGGAAGCTGTGATGAGGATAAAAGCAGCAGTTGATGCTCGGAAAGAGAGTGGATCGGACATTGTAATTGTAGCACGAACTGATTCTCGTCAAGCAGTGTCTTTGGAAGAATCACTCTGGAGGTCAAGGGCATTTGCTGATGCTGGAGCAGATGTTCTTTTCATTGATGCACTAGCCTCTAAAGAAGAAATGAAGGCTTTCTGTGGAGTATATCCCTTAGTTCCAAAAATG GCGAATATGCTTGAAGGAGGGGGGAAAACACCGATACTCACTCCGCTTGAGCTTGAGGAAATCGGATACAAACTTGTGGCTTATCCACTTTCCTTGATTGGGGTATCTATTCAAGCAATGCAG GATGCACTGGCTGCGATCAAAGGAGGTCGTATCCCTCCACCTGGAAGCATGCCATCTTTCGAAGAGGTTAAGGAGGTCCTAGGTTTCAACAGTTATTATGAAGAAGAAAAGCGGTATTATAGCAACAGCAGTCAGCTGTCTTCTGAAAGAT CAGCCAGTAGTTTATACAGTCTTCAAGGGACAGCTAAAAATGCAGAACCAAAAGATCAGAGTTCTCAAGATCCCATTGTTGAAGTCATAACTCCTGAAGTGTACAATGGTGCAGATGGTTTCAAGGATTCATTTTCTGCGATCTGGTCTCGGAAGTTGAGAATCAGAATAACTGGAAGAGATGGATTTGAGAAACTTGATGTTAAGATTCCT GCTGGATTCTTGGACGGAATCACAAATATAGTTCCAG CTCTTGGGGGTGTAAACATCAAAGAATTGTTGAATGAGGCAGCTGATGAAATGGGAGGGAAGCAGCTGTTAGATTTTAACGACACAATGGGTGATAGAATTCAAGTTTTTCTGGA
- the LOC101291913 gene encoding uncharacterized protein LOC101291913 isoform 2, giving the protein MVPYMLFGKVGVGFLRGTQVFNHKQKRNLVNVKLKWVKDRALDAVVTAERDLKAACVLVSIISSSSHGCLPIYHLSCHRGQLNLPYELKVSTFIRRYPSVFLESHVHDSGGTRVPCFSLTPEAIKLHQEESNLVQQNQIDILNRLRKLLMLTRGWKLPLQTIDQLKWDIGLPYDYQHSVIPHHPDLFSFISLPDDRVGLKLLSWDDDLAVSQLQKNSAIQQEKEDMRNGCLAFPIGFTRGFGLKRKCMEWLKEWQSLPYNSPYYDTSHIDPRTDESEKRVVGVFHELLHLTIQKKTERKNVSNLRKPLALPQKFTKVFERHPELREKFAMLLRKGLLDRSNGLYKKSPGDVSEVDPLKHNIVDNISDYRSSFKEDSENDLLSEYESDELHNPC; this is encoded by the exons ATGGTCCCGTACATGCTATTTGGTAAGGTTGGGGTTGGCTTCCTCCGTGGAACACAAGTATTTAATCACAAGCAGAAGCGTAATCTGGTTAATGTTAAATTGAAATGGGTTAAAGATAGGGCATTGGATGCTGTTGTGACTGCTGAGAGGGATCTCAAAGCTGCCTGTGTTCTTGTTTCCATCATCTCCTCCTCGTCTCATGGCTGCCTCCCCATATACCATCTCTCTTGTCATCGTGGACAACTCAATCTTCCTTATGAGCTCAAGGTGTCTACTTTCATTAGGAGATACCCTTCTGTTTTCCTAGAGTCCCATGTTCACGATAGCGGTGGCACTCGTGTCCCATGTTTCAGCTTAACTCCTGAAGCCATAAAACTCCACCAAGAAGAGTCCAATCTCGTCCAGCAGAATCAGATTGATATCCTTAATAGGCTTCGGAAACTGCTGATGCTCACTAGGGGATGGAAGCTTCCTTTACAAACCATTGACCAACTGAAATGGGACATAGGTTTGCCATATGATTACCAGCATTCAGTAATTCCACATCACCCTGATCTATTCTCTTTTATCAGCTTACCAGATGACCGTGTTGGCTTGAAGCTCTTATCCTGGGATGATGACCTCGCTGTCTCCCAATTGCAAAAGAATTCTGCTATACAACAAGAGAAAGAAGATATGAGAAATGGCTGTTTAGCTTTTCCAATTGGATTTACTAGGGGTTTTGGATTGAAAAGAAAATGCATGGAGTGGTTGAAAGAGTGGCAAAGCCTCCCTTATAATTCTCCATACTATGACACCTCCCATATAGATCCTCGTACAGATGAATCTGAGAAGAGGGTTGTCGGAGTCTTCCATGAGCTTCTTCATCTCACTATACAAAAGAAAACTGAACGGAAGAATGTGAGCAACCTTCGTAAACCTTTGGCCCTACCCCAGAAGTTCACTAAAGTGTTTGAGCGTCATCCAG AACTGAGAGAAAAATTTGCAATGCTGTTGAGGAAAGGTTTGCTGGATAGGAGCAACGGTCTATACAAGAAGAGTCCAGGAGATGTATCCGAAGTGGATCCATTGAAACATAATATTGTTGATAATATCAGTGATTACCGATCCAGCTTTAAAGAGGATTCGGAGAATGATTTGCTTTCTGAGTATGAATCAGATGAACTACACAATCCTTGCTGA
- the LOC101291913 gene encoding uncharacterized protein LOC101291913 isoform 1: MVPYMLFGKVGVGFLRGTQVFNHKQKRNLVNVKLKWVKDRALDAVVTAERDLKAACVLVSIISSSSHGCLPIYHLSCHRGQLNLPYELKVSTFIRRYPSVFLESHVHDSGGTRVPCFSLTPEAIKLHQEESNLVQQNQIDILNRLRKLLMLTRGWKLPLQTIDQLKWDIGLPYDYQHSVIPHHPDLFSFISLPDDRVGLKLLSWDDDLAVSQLQKNSAIQQEKEDMRNGCLAFPIGFTRGFGLKRKCMEWLKEWQSLPYNSPYYDTSHIDPRTDESEKRVVGVFHELLHLTIQKKTERKNVSNLRKPLALPQKFTKVFERHPGIFYISKKCDTQTVILREAYDHQQLLQKHPTAELREKFAMLLRKGLLDRSNGLYKKSPGDVSEVDPLKHNIVDNISDYRSSFKEDSENDLLSEYESDELHNPC; this comes from the coding sequence ATGGTCCCGTACATGCTATTTGGTAAGGTTGGGGTTGGCTTCCTCCGTGGAACACAAGTATTTAATCACAAGCAGAAGCGTAATCTGGTTAATGTTAAATTGAAATGGGTTAAAGATAGGGCATTGGATGCTGTTGTGACTGCTGAGAGGGATCTCAAAGCTGCCTGTGTTCTTGTTTCCATCATCTCCTCCTCGTCTCATGGCTGCCTCCCCATATACCATCTCTCTTGTCATCGTGGACAACTCAATCTTCCTTATGAGCTCAAGGTGTCTACTTTCATTAGGAGATACCCTTCTGTTTTCCTAGAGTCCCATGTTCACGATAGCGGTGGCACTCGTGTCCCATGTTTCAGCTTAACTCCTGAAGCCATAAAACTCCACCAAGAAGAGTCCAATCTCGTCCAGCAGAATCAGATTGATATCCTTAATAGGCTTCGGAAACTGCTGATGCTCACTAGGGGATGGAAGCTTCCTTTACAAACCATTGACCAACTGAAATGGGACATAGGTTTGCCATATGATTACCAGCATTCAGTAATTCCACATCACCCTGATCTATTCTCTTTTATCAGCTTACCAGATGACCGTGTTGGCTTGAAGCTCTTATCCTGGGATGATGACCTCGCTGTCTCCCAATTGCAAAAGAATTCTGCTATACAACAAGAGAAAGAAGATATGAGAAATGGCTGTTTAGCTTTTCCAATTGGATTTACTAGGGGTTTTGGATTGAAAAGAAAATGCATGGAGTGGTTGAAAGAGTGGCAAAGCCTCCCTTATAATTCTCCATACTATGACACCTCCCATATAGATCCTCGTACAGATGAATCTGAGAAGAGGGTTGTCGGAGTCTTCCATGAGCTTCTTCATCTCACTATACAAAAGAAAACTGAACGGAAGAATGTGAGCAACCTTCGTAAACCTTTGGCCCTACCCCAGAAGTTCACTAAAGTGTTTGAGCGTCATCCAGGTATTTTCTACATTTCAAAAAAGTGTGACACTCAAACTGTCATTCTGAGGGAAGCCTATGATCATCAACAACTCTTGCAGAAACACCCTACTGCAGAACTGAGAGAAAAATTTGCAATGCTGTTGAGGAAAGGTTTGCTGGATAGGAGCAACGGTCTATACAAGAAGAGTCCAGGAGATGTATCCGAAGTGGATCCATTGAAACATAATATTGTTGATAATATCAGTGATTACCGATCCAGCTTTAAAGAGGATTCGGAGAATGATTTGCTTTCTGAGTATGAATCAGATGAACTACACAATCCTTGCTGA